One Aegilops tauschii subsp. strangulata cultivar AL8/78 chromosome 7, Aet v6.0, whole genome shotgun sequence genomic window carries:
- the LOC109757471 gene encoding uncharacterized protein — protein sequence MHRHTERKREVESQLATPLAQRQRKLDRPPMKSFLVSSGDEEEGAALVPPQEDGEAPRKVVVDGGKAADPAVERLSPSSPSTATTTKKPWWKASLLSPTKGAVGLVIGGLVVLTLLAGARWIDLDASFLRGTGSGTGSTTSRRWRHPPRRQRSSPPVPIPFSCGNGTSSSSTPLCRRPRGGMPPPAASPSPAAPERPVQPPPPSCPDYFRHIHSDLEPWREKGISREAVERGQPNAAFRLTVVSGRAYVETYHRVFQTRDLFTQWGIAQLLARYPGRVPDLDLMFNCEDMPELRAADYPDTSAAPPLFRYCKDGTSVEVLFPDWSFWGWPEVNIRPWGPLMKEIAKENARLPWPDREPYAFWKGNRGVSEARRDLFRCSNDSAAGKDWNARLFALDWGVANRNGFKGSNLAEQCRYRYKIYVQGRSWSVSEKYILACDSPMLAIDTPFEDFFSRGLVAGRHYWPVDPKDKCRAVKFAVDWGNAHPALAQRMGKEGSGFAREEMSMDYVYDYMLHVLTQYAALLRYKPTVPENAVELCPESMACSAQGRDREFMMESREMYVAGYEPCTLPPPFTAEEEREMAAREEDVRRKVVKMKGR from the exons ATGCACAGACACACAGAGAGAAAGAGGGAGGTAGAGTCGCAACTCGCAACCCCACTAGCACAACGCCAACGTAAGCTTGATCGCCCGCCGATGAAGAGCTTCCTGGTCTCTTCCGGCGACGAGGAAGAGGGGGCGGCGTTGGTGCCGCCTCAGGAGGACGGCGAGGCGCCGCGCAAGGTCGTCGTCGACGGCGGCAAAGCTGCTGATCCGGCGGTTGAACGCTTGTCGCCGTCTTCGCCATCAacagcgacgacgacgaagaAGCCGTGGTGGAAGGCCTCGCTGCTGTCGCCGACGAAGGGCGCCGTGGGGCTGGTGATCGGCGGCCTCGTGGTCCTCACGCTGCTCGCCGGCGCCAGATGGATCGACCTCGACGCC TCGTTCCTGCGGGGCACCGGCAGCGGCACCGGCAGCACTACCAGCCGTCGTTGGCGCCATCCTCCTCGCCGCCAACGCTCATCACCGCCCGTGCCCATACCCTTCAGCTGCGGCAACGGGACGTCATCGTCGTCTACGCCACTATGCCGTCGCCCCCGCGGGGGAATGCCACCACCGGCTGCATCACCATCTCCAGCGGCGCCGGAACGACCCgtgcagccgccgccgccttcgtGCCCGGACTACTTCAGGCACATCCACTCGGACCTTGAACCGTGGCGCGAGAAGGGGATCAGCAGGGAGGCGGTGGAGCGCGGCCAGCCGAACGCGGCGTTCCGGCTGACGGTGGTCTCCGGGCGCGCGTACGTGGAGACGTACCACCGCGTGTTCCAGACGCGGGACCTGTTCACGCAGTGGGGGATCGCGCAGCTGCTCGCCCGCTACCCGGGCCGCGTCCCGGACCTCGACCTCATGTTCAACTGCGAGGACATGCCGGAGCTGCGCGCCGCCGACTACCCGGACacctccgccgcgccgccgctcTTCCGCTACTGCAAGGACGGCACCTCGGTCGAGGTCCTCTTCCCGGACTGGTCCTTCTGGGGCTGGCCGGAGGTCAACATCCGTCCATGGGGGCCGCTCATGAAGGAGATCGCCAAGGAGAATGCGCGGCTCCCCTGGCCGGACAGGGAGCCGTACGCGTTCTGGAAGGGCAACCGCGGCGTGTCGGAAGCGCGCCGCGACCTCTTCCGCTGCAGCAACGACTCCGCCGCCGGCAAAGACTGGAACGCGCGGCTGTTCGCGCTGGACTGGGGCGTCGCCAACCGGAACGGCTTCAAGGGCTCCAACCTGGCGGAGCAGTGCCGGTACAGGTACAAGATCTACGTGCAGGGGCGGTCGTGGTCGGTGAGTGAGAAGTACATTCTCGCATGCGACTCGCCGATGCTGGCCATCGACACGCCCTTCGAGGACTTCTTCTCCCGGGGGCTCGTCGCCGGCCGCCACTACTGGCCCGTCGACCCAAAGGACAAGTGCCGCGCCGTCAAGTTCGCCGTCGACTGGGGGAACGCGCATCCGGCGCTGGCCCAGCGCATGGGCAAGGAGGGCAGCGGGTTCGCGAGGGAGGAGATGAGCATGGACTACGTTTACGACTACATGCTGCACGTGCTCACCCAGTACGCTGCCCTGCTCCGGTACAAGCCCACAGTGCCGGAGAACGCCGTGGAGCTCTGCCCCGAGTCCATGGCCTGCTCCGCCCAAGGCCGGGACAGGGAGTTCATGATGGAGTCCAGGGAGATGTATGTGGCCGGATACGAGCCGTGCACGTTGCCGCCGCCGTTCACCGCCGAGGAGGAGAGGGAGATGGCTGCAAGGGAAGAGGATGTGCGAAGAAAAGTTGTTAAAATGAAGGGGAGGTAG